The following are encoded in a window of Maylandia zebra isolate NMK-2024a linkage group LG5, Mzebra_GT3a, whole genome shotgun sequence genomic DNA:
- the LOC101475341 gene encoding acidic mammalian chitinase — protein sequence MGKLLIALGILFILHNVSSSKLVCHMTNWAQYRPSAGKFTPDNIDPFLCTHVIYTLATINSFNQISPVEWNDPQLYSSLNSLKNVNPALKTLLTVGGTVNGVSPFIAMVARPESRAAFISSVISFLHTHNFDGLNLDWEYPGHNGSPVGDKEKFTLLVTELAKAFEDDAKDSGRSQLLLSASVAGIRQTIDRAYEVNKIAPHFDFINIMTYDFHGHWEAVTGHNSPLYSSSADPGSQIHYNINSSVFYWISLGAPSGKLLLGFPTYGRTYRLSSGANGLGAPANGPADPGPYTQTAGFWAFYEICDFINTASVGWISEQEVPYATYGSSWLGYDDKRSYSSKVQWMTANNLGGAHVWTLDMDDFSGYFCSAGTYPLINHLRMLMGFTPKPTTTPRPTTTRDPSADFCRGRPDGLYENPADKTTFFQCFQGNTYLHRCQPGLIYWDSCKCCNWP from the exons ATGGGGAAACTCCTCATAG CTCTGGGCATTCTATTCATTCTACATAATG TTTCATCTAGTAAGCTGGTGTGTCATATGACCAACTGGGCCCAGTACAGACCAAGTGCTGGCAAATTCACTCCAGACAACATCGATCCCTTCCTGTGCACCCATGTCATCTACACTCTGGCCACCATTAACAGCTTCAACCAGATCAGCCCCGTTGAGTGGAATGATCCGCAGCTGTACAGCAGCCTCAACAGCCTCAAGAATGT CAACCCTGCTTTGAAGACTCTGCTGACTGTTGGAGGAACGGTCAATGGAGTCAGCCC ATTCATTGCTATGGTTGCCAGACCTGAGAGTCGTGCAGCCTTCATCAGTTCTGTTATCAGTTTCCTTCACACCCATAATTTTGATGGGCTAAACCTGGACTGGGAATATCCTGGACACAATGGCAGCCCAGTGGGGGACAAAGAGAAATTTACTCTACTGGTCACG GAGCTGGCCAAAGCCTTTGAGGATGATGCAAAAGACAGCGGGAGGAgtcagctgctgctgtcggCCAGTGTTGCTGGAATCCGTCAGACCATTGACAGAGCATACGAAGTTAACAAGATTGCACC ACACTTTGACTTCATCAACATCATGACCTATGACTTCCACGGACACTGGGAGGCAGTAACTGGACACAACAGCCCTCTTTACAGTAGCTCTGCGGACCCTGGTTCACAAATTCATTACAATATA AACTCCTCTGTATTCTATTGGATATCCCTGGGAGCACCATCTGGAAAGCTGCTGCTAGGTTTCCCTACTTATGGAAGAACCTACCGTCTTAGCAGTGGGGCAAATGGCCTGGGAGCACCAGCTAATGGCCCTGCAGACCCTGGACCCTACACTCAAACTGCTGGATTCTGGGCCTTCTATGAG ATCTGTGACTTCATTAATACTGCTAGTGTTGGGTGGATCTCTGAACAAGAGGTTCCATATGCCACCTATGGGAGTTCCTGGTTAGGCTATGATGACAAGCGCAGCTATTCTTCCAAG GTTCAATGGATGACTGCCAACAACCTGGGAGGCGCCCATGTGTGGACTCTGGATATGGATGACTTCAGTGGATACTTCTGCTCAGCTGGCACATATCCTCTTATCAACCACCTCAGAATGTTGATGG GCTTTACGCCAAAGCCCACCACCACTCCACGCCCTACCACCACTAGGGACCCAAGTGCTGACTTCTGCCGTGGCCGTCCTGATGGGTTATATGAAAACCCAGCTGACAAAACCACCTTCTTCCAGTGCTTCCAGGGAAACACCTACCTGCACCGCTGCCAGCCTGGCCTCATCTACTGGGACTCCTGCAAGTGCTGCAACTGGCCCTGA